A single genomic interval of Helianthus annuus cultivar XRQ/B chromosome 13, HanXRQr2.0-SUNRISE, whole genome shotgun sequence harbors:
- the LOC118485727 gene encoding uncharacterized protein LOC118485727, translated as MPKYSKFMRDFLTHKRTIETIQQVTLSEECSAALLNKLPQKKIDPGSFTIPCSIGGSPISNALADLGASINLMPASMFNRLGLGKPNPTKMSIQLADRSVKYTQGVIENLLIKVGEFVFPADFVILDMEEDTEIPLILGRPFLATARAMVDMSEGQLTLRVGEKEIKFEVEQRAEDDPVKYLNAIDSSLNDALQRLTFDRLWV; from the coding sequence ATGCCAAAGTATTCTAAGTTTATGAGAGACTTCCTCACTCACAAAAGaacgattgaaactatccaacaaGTTACCCTTAGTGAAGAATGCTCGGCGGCACTCCTCAACAAGCTCCCCCAAAAAaagattgatcccggaagcttcaccatTCCTTGCTCTATTGGTGGATCGCCAATAAGCAATGCACtagccgacttaggggctagcattaattTAATGCCAGCCTCTATGTTCAACCGACTAGGATTGGGAAAACCAAATCCTACGAAAATGAGCATTCAACTTGCGGACCGGTCGGTAAAATACACTCAAGGTGTCATAGAAAACTTATTGATAAAGGTAGGAGAATTTGTTTTTCCTGCCGACTTTGTTATTCTAgacatggaagaagacaccgaaatTCCGCTCATACTAGGACGacctttccttgccaccgcacgAGCTATGGTAGATATGAGCGAAGGACAACTAACATTGAGGGTTGGTGAAAAAGAGATCAAGTTTGAAGTTGAGCAACGAGCGGAGGATGATCCGGTCAAATATCTCAACGCAATTGACTCAAGCTTAAACGATGCATTGCAACGCTTAACATTTGACcgactttgggtctag